A window of the Pseudomonas fluorescens genome harbors these coding sequences:
- a CDS encoding 3-hydroxyacyl-CoA dehydrogenase NAD-binding domain-containing protein → MTQAIRYEKGQDGIVLLTIDMPGQSANTMNAVYREAMADSVARLQAEKDDIAGVIITSAKKTFFAGGDLNELIKVGKPEAKAFYDMVLTLKGQLRTLETLGKPVVAAINGAALGGGWEICLACHHRVALDDASVQLGLPEVTLGLLPGGGGVVRMVRMLGIEKALPYLLEGKKVRPQQALQAGLIDELAADRDELLTKARAWILANPAAVQRWDVKGYQIPGGTPSNPKVAQMLAIAPSILRSKTQGTLPAPEKILCAAVEGAQVDFDTAHLIETRYFTELTTGQISKNLIGTFWFQLNEINAGGSRPQGFAPYVTKRVGVLGAGMMGAGIAYVSASAGIDVVLKDINLAAAEKGKAHSAALLDKKVARGQMTAQQRETVLARIHPTESDSDLAGCDLIIEAVFEDRQLKAKVSAAAQQVVGADAVIASNTSTLPITGLATAVPDQSKFIGLHFFSPVEKMPLVEIIKGAQTSEETLARGFDFVLQIKKTPIVVNDSRGFFTSRVFGTFTNEGIAMLGEGVSAPMIETEARKAGMPVGPLAISDEVSLSLMSHIRQQTAKDLQAEGKPLIEHPAFAVIDLLLNEYKRPGKAAGGGFYEYPAGGQKHLWPELKTRFEKADGQISPKDVRDRLLFVQAIETVRCVEEGVLASTADANVGSIFGIGFAAWTGGALQFINQYGVKDFVARAQYLAEQYGERFAPPALLLEKAAKGELF, encoded by the coding sequence ATGACCCAAGCCATTCGTTACGAAAAAGGCCAGGACGGCATCGTTCTCCTGACCATCGACATGCCGGGCCAGAGCGCCAACACCATGAACGCGGTGTACCGCGAGGCCATGGCCGACAGCGTCGCTCGACTGCAGGCGGAAAAAGATGACATCGCCGGGGTAATCATCACTTCGGCCAAAAAGACCTTCTTCGCCGGCGGCGACCTGAATGAACTGATCAAGGTCGGCAAGCCAGAAGCCAAGGCTTTCTATGACATGGTGCTGACCCTAAAGGGCCAGTTGCGCACCCTGGAAACCCTCGGCAAACCGGTGGTCGCGGCGATCAACGGCGCGGCGCTCGGCGGTGGCTGGGAAATCTGCCTGGCCTGCCACCACCGCGTGGCGCTGGACGATGCGTCGGTGCAGCTCGGCCTGCCGGAAGTGACCCTCGGCCTGTTGCCGGGTGGCGGTGGCGTGGTGCGGATGGTGCGCATGCTTGGCATCGAAAAGGCTTTACCGTATCTGCTCGAAGGCAAGAAAGTCCGTCCGCAACAGGCATTGCAGGCCGGATTGATCGATGAGCTGGCGGCGGATCGCGATGAGCTTCTGACCAAGGCCCGTGCGTGGATTCTGGCCAACCCTGCGGCTGTGCAGCGTTGGGATGTGAAGGGCTATCAGATTCCCGGCGGCACGCCGTCGAACCCGAAAGTCGCGCAGATGCTGGCGATTGCGCCGTCGATCCTGCGCAGCAAAACCCAGGGCACGTTGCCGGCGCCGGAGAAGATTCTCTGTGCTGCGGTGGAAGGCGCACAGGTGGATTTCGACACAGCGCACCTGATAGAGACCCGTTATTTCACCGAACTGACCACCGGCCAGATCTCGAAAAACCTGATCGGTACGTTCTGGTTCCAGCTCAATGAAATCAATGCCGGCGGTTCGCGTCCGCAGGGTTTTGCACCTTATGTGACCAAGCGTGTGGGCGTGCTCGGCGCGGGCATGATGGGCGCCGGGATCGCCTATGTCAGCGCATCGGCAGGGATTGACGTAGTGCTCAAGGACATCAACCTCGCGGCTGCGGAAAAGGGCAAGGCGCATTCGGCGGCGTTGCTGGACAAGAAAGTTGCTCGCGGGCAGATGACTGCGCAGCAGCGTGAAACGGTTCTGGCGCGGATTCATCCGACCGAAAGCGACTCCGATCTGGCGGGTTGCGATCTGATCATCGAGGCGGTGTTCGAGGATCGTCAACTCAAGGCCAAGGTCTCGGCAGCAGCGCAACAGGTGGTCGGGGCTGACGCGGTGATTGCTTCCAACACGTCGACCTTGCCAATCACTGGTTTGGCCACTGCAGTACCGGATCAAAGCAAATTCATCGGCCTGCACTTCTTCAGCCCGGTGGAAAAAATGCCGTTGGTGGAAATCATCAAAGGCGCGCAAACCAGCGAAGAAACCCTCGCACGCGGGTTCGATTTCGTACTGCAAATCAAGAAAACCCCGATTGTGGTCAACGACAGTCGCGGCTTCTTCACGTCGCGGGTGTTCGGCACCTTCACTAATGAAGGCATTGCCATGCTGGGTGAGGGCGTCAGTGCGCCGATGATCGAGACCGAAGCCCGCAAGGCCGGCATGCCTGTCGGACCGCTGGCGATCTCCGACGAAGTTTCCCTCAGCCTGATGAGCCATATCCGTCAGCAAACGGCCAAAGACCTTCAAGCAGAAGGGAAACCGCTGATTGAGCACCCGGCGTTCGCCGTGATTGACTTGCTGCTCAACGAATACAAGCGGCCGGGCAAGGCAGCGGGAGGCGGTTTTTATGAGTACCCGGCGGGTGGTCAGAAACACTTGTGGCCCGAGCTGAAAACCCGTTTCGAGAAAGCCGACGGGCAGATTTCACCGAAGGATGTGCGTGATCGGTTGCTGTTCGTGCAGGCCATCGAAACCGTGCGTTGCGTGGAGGAGGGCGTGCTGGCCTCGACGGCGGACGCCAACGTCGGCTCGATCTTCGGCATCGGTTTTGCGGCATGGACGGGTGGCGCGTTGCAGTTCATCAATCAATATGGCGTGAAGGACTTTGTTGCGCGGGCGCAATACCTGGCGGAACAGTACGGCGAGCGTTTTGCACCGCCAGCGCTGCTGCTGGAGAAGGCTGCGAAAGGCGAGTTGTTCTAA
- a CDS encoding amidotransferase, translating to MSLRICILETDILRPELVDQYQGYGQMFQRLFSQQPIAAEFTVYNVMQGDYPSDDLTFDAYLVTGSKADSFGTDPWIQTLKQYLLTRYERGDKLLGVCFGHQLLALLLGGKSERATQGWGVGIHNYKLAAKAPWMSPVREELTLLISHQDQVTALPENATVIASSDFCPFAAYHINDQVLCFQGHPEFIHDYSRALLDLRQEALGEQVYSKGVASLEHQHHGTTVAEWMMRFVAHKPTAA from the coding sequence ATGTCGCTACGCATCTGCATTCTGGAAACCGACATCCTGCGTCCGGAACTGGTCGATCAATATCAGGGTTACGGGCAGATGTTCCAGCGCCTGTTCTCGCAACAGCCGATCGCCGCCGAGTTCACGGTGTACAACGTGATGCAGGGCGATTATCCGAGTGATGACCTGACCTTTGATGCTTACCTGGTCACCGGCAGCAAGGCCGACTCGTTCGGCACTGACCCGTGGATCCAGACCCTCAAGCAATACCTGCTGACCCGCTACGAGCGTGGCGACAAACTGCTCGGCGTGTGCTTCGGCCATCAGTTGCTGGCACTGCTGCTGGGCGGCAAGAGCGAGCGCGCTACGCAAGGCTGGGGTGTCGGCATCCACAACTACAAACTGGCGGCCAAGGCACCATGGATGAGCCCGGTGCGCGAGGAGCTGACGCTGTTGATCAGCCACCAGGATCAGGTGACGGCGCTGCCGGAGAACGCGACGGTGATTGCTTCCAGCGATTTCTGCCCGTTCGCCGCGTACCACATCAACGATCAGGTGCTGTGCTTCCAGGGGCATCCGGAATTCATTCACGATTACTCGAGGGCGCTGCTGGATCTGCGTCAGGAAGCGCTGGGCGAGCAGGTGTACAGCAAGGGCGTGGCCAGTCTGGAGCATCAGCACCACGGCACCACAGTTGCGGAATGGATGATGCGTTTTGTGGCGCACAAGCCGACCGCTGCTTGA
- a CDS encoding magnesium and cobalt transport protein CorA, translating into MGRVVAAAVYSAGKKVTNISLDEGAAWAAKTGHFVWIGLEEPNAQELSNLQRQFNLHELAIEDALEKHSRPKLETFGDALFIVTYSPVREHGILQFIETHIFAGKGYIITARNGHSASYAHVRQRCEARPLLLEHGEDFVLYALLDFVIENYQPVGEAIHAEIDELERNVLCSALNEYDIQKLHGLRRDVLRLRRYAAPMVEIGEELQKLSFPFIDKNMRPYFRDVQIHVNRQMEDLTTLADIASQTIEIGVLLEASRQSVVQRKFAAWAAILAFPTAVAGIYGMNFQNMPELSWHYGYFGVLGFITVGCVSLWASFKKSGWL; encoded by the coding sequence ATGGGTCGAGTTGTTGCTGCTGCGGTTTACAGCGCCGGTAAGAAAGTCACCAATATTTCCCTCGACGAAGGCGCGGCCTGGGCCGCCAAGACTGGCCACTTCGTCTGGATCGGCCTCGAAGAGCCGAATGCCCAGGAACTGTCCAACCTGCAACGCCAGTTCAACCTGCACGAACTGGCCATCGAAGACGCCCTGGAAAAACACAGCCGGCCGAAGCTGGAAACCTTCGGCGACGCGCTGTTCATCGTCACCTACTCGCCGGTGCGCGAACACGGCATTCTGCAATTCATCGAAACCCATATCTTTGCCGGCAAGGGCTACATCATCACCGCCCGCAACGGTCACTCGGCGTCCTACGCCCATGTCCGTCAACGCTGTGAGGCGCGACCGCTGTTGCTGGAACACGGGGAAGATTTCGTACTGTATGCGCTGCTGGATTTCGTGATCGAAAACTATCAGCCGGTGGGCGAAGCGATCCACGCCGAGATCGATGAACTGGAACGCAACGTGTTGTGCAGCGCACTGAATGAGTACGACATCCAGAAGCTGCACGGCCTGCGTCGCGATGTCCTGCGCCTGCGCCGCTACGCCGCGCCGATGGTGGAAATCGGCGAGGAACTGCAGAAGCTGAGCTTCCCTTTCATCGACAAGAACATGCGCCCGTACTTTCGCGACGTGCAGATCCACGTGAACCGGCAGATGGAAGATCTGACCACCTTGGCCGACATCGCGAGCCAGACCATCGAAATCGGCGTGTTGCTGGAGGCGTCACGGCAGAGCGTGGTGCAACGCAAATTCGCGGCCTGGGCGGCGATTCTGGCGTTCCCGACGGCGGTGGCGGGGATATACGGGATGAACTTCCAGAACATGCCGGAGCTGAGCTGGCATTACGGCTATTTCGGCGTGCTGGGATTTATCACGGTCGGCTGCGTGAGCCTGTGGGCGAGCTTCAAGAAATCGGGCTGGCTGTAA
- a CDS encoding 1-acylglycerol-3-phosphate O-acyltransferase, with protein MLFVFRMLLMGLHFILAGILGVILGLCRPFNPDNSRLCARLYALPAMCILRLRVKADVGPLMNKPDSCVIIANHQSNYDLFVFGNVVPRRTVCIGKKSLKWVPLFGQLFWLAGNVLIDRGNAHKARQSMLTTTDTLQHKDTSIWVFPEGTRNLGEELLPFKKGAFQMAIAAGVPIVPVCVSSYIKHMRLNRWHSGKILIRSLPAIPTAGLTMDDMPMLINQCREQMRECIDAMDRQLQAA; from the coding sequence ATGCTGTTTGTGTTTCGTATGTTATTGATGGGCCTGCACTTTATTCTGGCGGGGATCCTCGGAGTAATCCTCGGGCTGTGCCGCCCGTTCAATCCGGACAACAGTCGCCTGTGCGCCCGTCTCTATGCTCTGCCGGCCATGTGCATTTTGCGTCTGCGAGTGAAAGCCGATGTAGGCCCGTTGATGAACAAGCCCGACAGCTGCGTAATCATCGCCAACCATCAGTCCAACTATGACCTGTTCGTGTTCGGCAACGTGGTGCCGCGCCGGACGGTGTGCATCGGTAAAAAGAGCCTGAAGTGGGTGCCGCTGTTCGGGCAGCTGTTCTGGCTGGCGGGCAATGTGTTGATTGATCGTGGGAACGCGCACAAGGCGCGCCAATCGATGCTGACCACCACCGACACCTTGCAGCACAAAGACACCTCGATCTGGGTGTTCCCGGAAGGCACTCGCAACCTGGGTGAAGAATTGCTGCCGTTCAAGAAAGGCGCGTTCCAGATGGCCATTGCCGCTGGAGTGCCGATCGTCCCGGTATGTGTCAGCAGTTACATCAAGCACATGCGTCTGAACCGCTGGCACAGCGGGAAAATTCTCATACGCTCGCTGCCGGCAATTCCTACCGCCGGTCTGACCATGGACGACATGCCCATGCTCATCAACCAGTGTCGCGAGCAGATGCGTGAATGCATCGATGCGATGGATCGGCAACTGCAAGCCGCGTGA